From the genome of Mycobacterium dioxanotrophicus, one region includes:
- a CDS encoding NADH-quinone oxidoreductase subunit C: MSDSKGEGPEVIGVRRGMFGARGTGDTSGYGRLVRSVALPGSSPRPYGGYFDEVVERLAEVLGEERYAVSIERVVVYRDELTLEVSRVQLPAVAAVLRDDPALRFEMCLGVSGVHYPDDTDRELHAVYPLLSITHNRRIRLEVAAPDADPHIPSLYGIYPTTDWHERETYDFFGIVFDGHPALTRIEMPDDWVGHPQRKDYPLGGVPVEYHGAQIPPPDQRRSYN; encoded by the coding sequence GTGAGCGACTCCAAGGGCGAGGGACCCGAGGTGATCGGGGTGCGCCGCGGCATGTTCGGAGCACGCGGTACCGGGGACACCTCGGGCTACGGCCGCCTGGTCCGGTCGGTCGCCCTGCCCGGCAGCTCACCACGGCCCTACGGCGGCTACTTCGACGAGGTCGTCGAGCGGCTGGCCGAGGTGCTGGGCGAAGAACGCTACGCGGTGTCCATCGAGCGCGTCGTGGTGTACCGCGACGAGCTGACACTGGAGGTCAGCCGGGTGCAGCTGCCCGCGGTCGCGGCCGTGTTGCGCGACGATCCCGCGTTGCGGTTCGAGATGTGCCTCGGCGTGAGCGGTGTGCACTATCCCGACGACACCGACCGTGAACTGCACGCGGTGTATCCGTTGTTGTCCATCACGCACAACCGCCGGATCCGGTTGGAGGTCGCCGCGCCGGATGCCGATCCGCACATCCCGTCGTTGTACGGGATCTATCCCACCACCGACTGGCATGAGCGCGAGACCTACGACTTCTTCGGCATCGTGTTCGACGGTCATCCAGCGCTGACCCGCATCGAGATGCCCGACGACTGGGTGGGCCATCCGCAGCGCAAGGACTATCCCCTCGGCGGTGTCCCGGTGGAGTACCACGGCGCGCAGATCCCGCCGCCCGATCAGCGGAGGTCGTACAACTGA
- the nuoD gene encoding NADH dehydrogenase (quinone) subunit D, which produces MTTDESSVVMVGGQDWDEVVAAAREHAGERIVVNMGPQHPSTHGVLRLILEIEGEIITEARCGIGYLHTGIEKNLEFRNWTQGVTFVTRMDYLSPFFNETAYCLGVEKLLGITDDIPERANVIRVMLMELNRITSHLVALATGGMELGAMSAMFYGFREREEILKVFESITGLRMNHAYIRPGGVAVDLPGDAIGQLRALMELLPKRLNDLEDLLNENYIWKARTVGVGYLDLTGCIALGITGPVLRSTGLPHDLRKTQPYCGYENYEFDVITDDRCDSYGRYIIRVKEMRESLKIVQQCIDRLEPGPVMISDKKLAWPADLKVGPDGLGNSPEHIAKIMGHSMEGLIHHFKLVTEGIRVPAGQVYVAVESPRGELGVHMVSDGGTRPYRVHYRDPSFTNLQAVAATCEGGMVADAIAAVASIDPVMGGVDR; this is translated from the coding sequence ATGACTACCGACGAATCCTCCGTCGTCATGGTCGGCGGGCAGGACTGGGACGAGGTCGTCGCCGCGGCCCGCGAGCATGCCGGCGAGCGCATCGTGGTCAACATGGGCCCACAGCATCCGTCGACGCACGGCGTACTGCGCCTGATCCTCGAGATCGAGGGCGAGATCATCACCGAAGCCCGGTGCGGCATCGGGTATCTGCACACCGGCATCGAGAAGAACCTGGAGTTCCGCAACTGGACCCAGGGCGTCACCTTCGTCACCCGAATGGATTACCTGTCACCGTTTTTCAACGAGACGGCGTACTGCCTGGGCGTGGAGAAGTTGCTCGGTATCACCGACGACATCCCCGAACGCGCCAACGTGATCCGCGTGATGCTGATGGAACTCAACCGGATCACATCGCATCTGGTGGCGCTGGCGACCGGCGGCATGGAGCTGGGCGCGATGAGCGCGATGTTCTACGGGTTCCGCGAGCGCGAGGAAATCCTGAAAGTCTTCGAATCGATCACCGGCCTGCGCATGAACCACGCCTATATCCGGCCCGGCGGCGTGGCCGTCGACCTCCCCGGTGATGCGATCGGCCAGCTGCGGGCGTTGATGGAGCTGCTGCCGAAACGGTTGAACGACTTGGAGGATCTGCTCAACGAGAACTACATCTGGAAGGCCCGCACGGTCGGTGTCGGGTATCTCGACCTCACCGGCTGCATCGCACTGGGCATCACCGGGCCCGTGCTGCGGTCCACCGGGTTGCCGCACGACCTGCGCAAGACCCAACCGTATTGCGGCTACGAGAACTACGAATTCGACGTCATCACCGACGACCGGTGTGATTCCTACGGCCGCTACATCATTCGCGTCAAGGAGATGCGCGAGTCACTGAAGATCGTCCAGCAGTGCATCGACCGCCTGGAGCCCGGGCCGGTGATGATCAGCGACAAGAAGCTGGCGTGGCCCGCCGACCTCAAAGTCGGACCCGACGGGCTCGGTAACTCCCCCGAGCACATCGCGAAGATCATGGGCCATTCGATGGAAGGCCTGATCCACCACTTCAAGCTCGTCACCGAGGGCATCCGGGTACCGGCCGGGCAGGTCTACGTGGCGGTGGAGTCGCCACGCGGTGAGCTCGGCGTCCACATGGTCTCCGACGGCGGCACCCGGCCCTACCGGGTGCACTACCGCGACCCGTCGTTCACCAATCTGCAAGCGGTGGCGGCGACGTGCGAAGGCGGCATGGTCGCCGACGCGATCGCGGCAGTGGCGTCGATCGATCCGGTCATGGGAGGGGTGGACCGCTAG
- the nuoE gene encoding NADH-quinone oxidoreductase subunit NuoE, with amino-acid sequence MSEVFLELGQRPDEAGPPINGPAAYPDDVTDRLTADAERITARYPDARSALLPLLHLVQSEDGCLTPAGIRFCAERLGLTDAEVTAVATFYSMYRRTPTGDYLVGVCTNTLCAIMGGDAILDALQQHLDIHAGQTTTDGRVTLEHIECNAACDYAPVVMVNWEFFDNQTPSSARDLVDGLRTGNPPEPTRGAPLCTFRETARTLAGLTDPQVPGGAPGAATLAGLHQARELGMSPTNPDGAGT; translated from the coding sequence GTGAGCGAAGTTTTCCTGGAACTCGGGCAACGGCCCGACGAAGCGGGCCCGCCGATCAACGGGCCCGCGGCATATCCCGACGACGTCACCGACCGGTTGACCGCCGACGCGGAACGCATCACCGCCCGCTACCCCGATGCGCGCTCGGCCCTGCTGCCATTGCTGCACCTGGTGCAGTCCGAGGACGGGTGCCTCACGCCCGCCGGAATCCGGTTCTGCGCAGAGCGACTCGGTCTGACCGATGCCGAGGTCACCGCGGTGGCGACGTTCTACTCGATGTACCGGCGCACCCCGACCGGCGATTACCTGGTGGGCGTGTGCACCAACACGTTGTGCGCGATCATGGGCGGTGACGCCATTCTCGATGCGCTGCAGCAGCATCTGGACATCCACGCCGGGCAGACCACGACCGACGGGCGCGTCACCCTCGAGCACATCGAGTGCAACGCCGCGTGCGACTACGCGCCCGTCGTCATGGTCAACTGGGAATTCTTCGACAACCAAACCCCCTCGTCTGCACGCGATCTGGTCGACGGGTTGCGCACCGGCAACCCGCCCGAACCGACCCGCGGCGCGCCGCTGTGCACCTTCCGCGAGACTGCCCGCACCCTGGCCGGACTCACCGACCCGCAGGTACCGGGCGGCGCACCCGGCGCGGCCACTCTGGCGGGGCTGCACCAGGCCCGGGAACTCGGGATGTCGCCGACGAATCCGGATGGGGCAGGCACATGA
- the nuoF gene encoding NADH-quinone oxidoreductase subunit NuoF, with amino-acid sequence MTPLTPVLSRFWDEPEPWTMETYRRHDGYRALERALAMPPDDVIALVKDSGLRGRGGAGFPTGTKWSFIPQGTEGAGAKPHYLVVNADESEPGTCKDIPLMLTTPHFLVEGVIIAAYAIRAKHAFIYVRGEVVPVLRRLQAAVADAYDAGYLGSNILNSGFDLELTVHAGAGAYICGEETALLDSLEGRRGQPRLRPPFPAVAGLYACPTVVNNVESIASVPPILLNGVDWFRSMGSEKSPGFTLYSLSGHVNRPGQYEAPLGITLRELLNYAGGVRTGHTLKFWTPGGSSTPLLTTEHLDVPLDYEGMASVGSMLGTKALQIFDETTCVVRAVRRWIEFYAHESCGKCTPCREGTYWLAQIYARLETGAATDADIDKLLDISDTIFGKSFCALGDGAASPVMSSIKYFRDEYVAHLDGGCPFDPHTSALMATEEAGV; translated from the coding sequence ATGACTCCGCTGACACCCGTGCTGAGCAGGTTCTGGGACGAACCCGAACCGTGGACGATGGAGACCTACCGCCGCCACGACGGCTACCGGGCGCTGGAGCGGGCGCTGGCGATGCCGCCCGACGATGTCATTGCGCTGGTCAAGGATTCGGGCCTGCGTGGCCGCGGTGGTGCCGGCTTCCCGACGGGCACGAAGTGGTCGTTCATCCCGCAGGGCACCGAGGGCGCCGGCGCCAAGCCGCACTACCTTGTGGTCAACGCCGACGAGTCCGAACCCGGCACCTGCAAAGACATCCCGCTGATGCTGACCACACCGCATTTCCTGGTCGAGGGCGTGATCATCGCGGCGTACGCGATCCGCGCCAAGCACGCCTTCATCTACGTTCGCGGCGAAGTCGTGCCGGTGTTGCGGCGTCTGCAGGCCGCCGTCGCCGATGCGTACGACGCCGGCTATCTGGGTTCGAACATCCTGAATTCGGGATTCGACCTGGAACTGACGGTGCACGCCGGTGCGGGTGCCTACATCTGCGGTGAGGAGACCGCGCTGCTGGATTCGCTGGAGGGCCGTCGCGGCCAGCCCCGGCTGCGTCCGCCGTTCCCCGCGGTGGCGGGCCTCTACGCCTGCCCCACCGTGGTCAACAACGTCGAATCCATCGCCAGCGTGCCGCCGATTCTGCTCAACGGAGTGGACTGGTTTCGGTCCATGGGCTCGGAGAAATCCCCGGGTTTCACGCTGTATTCGCTGTCGGGACATGTGAACAGGCCAGGACAGTACGAGGCGCCGCTGGGCATCACGCTGCGGGAGCTGCTCAACTATGCCGGTGGTGTGCGCACCGGTCACACGTTGAAGTTCTGGACTCCAGGCGGGTCCTCGACACCGCTGCTGACCACCGAACACCTCGATGTCCCACTGGATTACGAAGGCATGGCCTCCGTCGGGTCGATGCTCGGGACCAAGGCACTGCAGATCTTCGACGAGACCACCTGCGTGGTCCGCGCGGTGCGCCGCTGGATCGAGTTCTACGCCCACGAATCCTGCGGCAAGTGCACGCCGTGCCGCGAAGGCACCTACTGGCTGGCGCAGATCTACGCCCGGCTGGAAACCGGTGCGGCGACCGACGCCGACATCGACAAGCTGCTCGACATCTCCGACACCATCTTCGGGAAGTCGTTCTGCGCCTTGGGCGATGGCGCCGCGTCGCCGGTGATGTCGTCGATCAAGTATTTCCGCGACGAATATGTCGCGCACCTCGACGGCGGCTGTCCGTTCGATCCGCACACCTCGGCGTTGATGGCGACCGAAGAGGCGGGTGTGTAG
- a CDS encoding NADH-quinone oxidoreductase subunit G — MTLAEPTKDTPPVEMVTLTIDGDEISVPKGTLVIRAAELMGIQIPRFCDHPLLDPVGACRQCLVEVEGQRKPMASCTTTVTPDMVVRTQFSSEAADKAQRGVMELLLINHPLDCPICDKGGECPLQNQAMSNGRPETRFTDVKRTFPKPINVSAQVLLDRERCVLCARCTRFSDQIAGDPFIALLERGALQQVGIAPDEPFQSYFSGNTVQICPVGALTGTAYRFRARPFDLVSSPSVCEHCASGCAQRTDHRRGKVLRRLAGDDPEVNEEWNCDKGRWAFTYPTVGDRITTPLLRDDNGALRPASWSEALTVAGGGLLAAGGNTAVLVGGRSTVEDAYAYSKFARMVLGTNDIDFRARDHSAEEADFLATAVAGRPMTLRYADLETAPTVLLAGFEPEEESPIVFLRLRKGARKHRVRVVALAPFATRGLEKMAGTLIATVPGAEAAALDALTGDARLREQGAVILIGERLAGSPGALSAAARLSAATGARLAWIPRRAGERGAVEAGALPNLLPGGRPVTDPQARAQAEQAWSSGELPSTPGRDTTAILTAAADGRLGALLVGGVELDDLPDPALAVSALRATPFVVSLELRESAVTQLADVVFPVAPVVEKAGAFVDWEGRIRPFEPSLRTNAIPDLRVLHYLADEIGVDLGMSSAAAADAELATLGSWSGPRADAPSVPPAAQAEPGPGQAVLASWRMLLDSGRLQDGEPYLAGTAPTPVVRLSAATAAEIGVAHGDPVTVRTDRGTVTLPLAVTAMADRVVWLPLHSPGSAVYRQLGASAGAIVSIGAGS, encoded by the coding sequence GTGACATTGGCTGAGCCGACCAAGGACACGCCGCCGGTGGAAATGGTGACGCTGACCATCGATGGCGACGAAATCAGTGTTCCGAAGGGAACATTGGTCATCCGCGCGGCCGAGCTGATGGGTATCCAGATCCCGCGGTTCTGTGACCACCCGCTGCTGGATCCGGTGGGCGCCTGCCGCCAATGCCTGGTCGAGGTCGAGGGACAGCGCAAGCCAATGGCGTCCTGCACCACGACCGTCACCCCGGACATGGTGGTGCGCACACAGTTCAGCTCCGAAGCGGCGGACAAGGCCCAGCGCGGTGTGATGGAACTGCTGTTGATCAACCATCCGCTCGACTGCCCGATCTGCGACAAGGGCGGGGAATGCCCGCTGCAGAACCAAGCCATGTCCAACGGGCGCCCGGAGACCCGGTTCACCGATGTCAAGCGCACGTTCCCCAAACCGATCAATGTCTCCGCCCAGGTGCTGCTGGACCGCGAACGCTGCGTGCTGTGCGCGCGGTGCACCCGATTCTCCGACCAGATCGCCGGTGATCCGTTCATTGCCCTGCTGGAACGCGGTGCGCTGCAACAGGTGGGGATCGCACCCGACGAGCCGTTCCAGTCCTACTTCTCCGGCAACACTGTGCAGATCTGCCCGGTCGGGGCATTGACCGGCACCGCCTACCGGTTCCGCGCCCGGCCTTTCGACCTGGTGTCGAGCCCCAGCGTGTGTGAGCACTGTGCATCGGGGTGCGCCCAGCGCACCGACCACCGCCGCGGAAAAGTCCTGCGCCGCTTGGCCGGTGACGACCCCGAGGTCAACGAGGAATGGAACTGCGACAAGGGCCGGTGGGCGTTCACCTACCCGACCGTCGGCGACCGCATCACCACCCCGCTGCTGCGTGACGACAACGGCGCCCTGCGGCCGGCCTCCTGGTCGGAGGCCCTCACCGTGGCGGGGGGCGGCCTGTTGGCGGCGGGCGGCAACACCGCGGTCCTGGTGGGCGGACGCAGCACAGTGGAAGACGCCTACGCCTACTCGAAGTTCGCCCGAATGGTGCTCGGCACCAACGACATCGACTTCCGAGCCCGCGACCACTCCGCGGAGGAGGCCGACTTCCTCGCCACCGCCGTGGCGGGCAGACCGATGACGCTGCGCTACGCCGACCTGGAAACCGCGCCGACCGTCCTGCTGGCGGGCTTCGAACCCGAAGAGGAATCACCGATCGTCTTCCTGCGGCTCCGCAAGGGAGCCCGCAAGCACAGGGTGCGAGTAGTGGCGCTGGCGCCGTTCGCCACCCGTGGCCTGGAAAAGATGGCCGGAACGCTGATCGCCACCGTCCCCGGCGCCGAGGCCGCCGCGCTCGACGCGCTGACCGGCGATGCGCGGCTGCGCGAACAGGGTGCGGTCATCCTGATCGGTGAACGGCTCGCCGGCTCGCCAGGCGCACTGTCGGCGGCCGCCCGACTGTCCGCCGCCACCGGCGCCCGGCTGGCCTGGATTCCGCGGCGAGCCGGGGAACGCGGCGCCGTGGAGGCCGGTGCCCTCCCGAACCTGCTGCCCGGCGGCCGTCCGGTCACCGATCCGCAGGCCCGCGCACAGGCCGAACAGGCCTGGAGCTCCGGCGAGCTGCCGAGCACCCCGGGCCGGGACACCACTGCGATCCTGACCGCGGCGGCCGACGGCCGGCTGGGCGCCCTGCTCGTCGGCGGTGTCGAACTCGATGATCTTCCTGACCCGGCTCTTGCGGTGTCCGCGCTGCGCGCGACCCCGTTCGTCGTGAGCCTGGAACTGCGGGAAAGCGCGGTGACCCAACTGGCCGATGTGGTGTTCCCGGTCGCACCCGTGGTCGAGAAGGCCGGCGCATTCGTCGACTGGGAGGGCCGCATCAGGCCGTTCGAACCGTCATTGCGCACGAACGCAATTCCCGATCTGCGGGTCCTGCACTACCTCGCCGACGAGATCGGCGTCGACCTGGGAATGTCGAGCGCTGCGGCCGCCGACGCCGAGTTGGCCACCCTGGGCTCGTGGTCCGGGCCACGAGCCGACGCACCGTCGGTGCCGCCCGCCGCGCAGGCCGAGCCGGGCCCCGGGCAGGCGGTCCTCGCGAGTTGGCGCATGCTGCTGGACTCCGGGCGACTGCAGGACGGTGAACCCTATCTGGCAGGCACAGCACCGACGCCGGTGGTTCGACTGTCGGCCGCGACTGCCGCTGAAATCGGTGTGGCCCATGGCGATCCGGTGACCGTCCGGACCGACCGCGGTACGGTCACCCTGCCGCTGGCGGTGACCGCGATGGCCGACCGGGTGGTCTGGCTGCCACTGCACTCCCCCGGCTCGGCGGTGTATCGACAGCTGGGCGCATCCGCCGGAGCCATCGTGTCGATCGGAGCCGGATCATGA